The following coding sequences are from one Bradyrhizobium sp. WSM471 window:
- a CDS encoding helix-turn-helix domain-containing protein, with amino-acid sequence MTSFRPVIALSRGLEVLRVINQERQSTVGSLHKATGLNKSTIVRMLETLEHEGYVVRRTEPASYAPTGRALLLSAGYDEPTWIGGIAEPILNKFRKQIHWPSDIAVLDQESMVIAHTTRVDGSLLFSRPPGFRFPVLGTSMGRAYLAFCEPAEQERIAARLALGPEPWNDLARNPDKLTKALRTIRKAGFAVMDDSYSRSIFGGAVWALGVPVALQNRLFGSMNVMMLREAVSPEEGIRRFVPPMKKVASALAEALGAKLAAPGSPAGRR; translated from the coding sequence ATGACGTCGTTCCGCCCCGTCATCGCGTTGTCCAGGGGCCTCGAGGTCCTGCGTGTGATCAATCAGGAACGGCAGTCGACCGTCGGCTCGCTGCACAAAGCGACGGGGCTGAACAAGTCAACGATCGTCCGCATGCTCGAGACGCTGGAGCACGAAGGCTATGTGGTACGCCGTACCGAGCCCGCCAGCTACGCGCCGACGGGACGGGCGCTGCTGCTCAGCGCAGGCTATGATGAGCCGACCTGGATTGGCGGCATCGCCGAACCCATCCTCAACAAATTCCGCAAGCAAATCCACTGGCCGTCGGACATCGCGGTGCTCGATCAGGAGTCCATGGTCATCGCCCACACGACGCGGGTGGATGGATCGCTGCTGTTCAGCCGCCCGCCGGGGTTTCGCTTTCCAGTCCTCGGCACCTCGATGGGGCGCGCTTATCTCGCCTTCTGCGAGCCCGCCGAGCAGGAGCGCATTGCCGCGCGGCTTGCCCTCGGTCCGGAGCCCTGGAACGATCTGGCCCGCAATCCCGACAAGCTCACCAAGGCGCTGCGCACGATCCGCAAAGCCGGGTTCGCGGTGATGGACGACAGCTACAGCCGCAGTATCTTCGGCGGCGCAGTCTGGGCGCTTGGCGTTCCCGTCGCGCTTCAGAACCGGCTGTTCGGCAGCATGAACGTCATGATGCTCCGCGAAGCGGTCAGTCCGGAGGAAGGCATCCGCCGCTTCGTACCTCCGATGAAGAAGGTCGCTTCCGCACTTGCCGAGGCGCTCGGCGCCAAGCTTGCTGCGCCGGGTTCTCCTGCAGGTCGGCGATGA
- a CDS encoding MFS transporter, producing MNPLPQNPVVASGSFAAMKSVPYRLQFIAYVLAMMADNIEHVISYWVVFQKFHSPALAGFAVLSHWLPFLLFSVAVGGLADRIDPRRIIQCGMLLFIVASAGWGFFFITDAIEMWHAMLLLVIHGCAGVLWQTPNQLLLYDLVGPADLPSAVRLNAMARYLGILVGPAVGGIIMLTLGTSHGIIFNTLFYLPMLLWLFWAPVRDKSVAVRRFAVRGLADIMLTIRAIGTQPVLTAMTWLAGLTSFMIGNAYHAQMPGFAGDLGHGDPGISYSVLLAADAAGALLAGIALESWGRLKGTPRTAIMLAMLWSVALLGFASVRIYPVAIVLLFFAGFFELSFNTMAQALVQLNAPSDIRGRVVGLYNMAGLGMRAFSGITVGLFGAAIGIHWSLGLSAAVLLALLCLLYGRATRKT from the coding sequence TTGAACCCCCTCCCCCAAAATCCCGTCGTCGCGTCCGGCTCGTTCGCGGCGATGAAGTCGGTGCCGTATCGGCTCCAGTTCATCGCTTACGTGCTGGCGATGATGGCCGACAATATCGAGCACGTGATCAGCTATTGGGTGGTGTTCCAGAAATTCCATTCGCCGGCGCTGGCGGGCTTTGCGGTGCTGTCGCACTGGCTGCCGTTCCTGCTGTTCTCGGTCGCGGTTGGCGGGCTGGCCGACCGGATCGATCCGCGCCGCATCATTCAATGCGGCATGCTGCTGTTCATCGTTGCCTCGGCTGGATGGGGTTTCTTCTTCATCACCGACGCCATCGAGATGTGGCACGCCATGCTGCTGCTGGTGATCCATGGCTGCGCCGGCGTGTTGTGGCAGACGCCGAACCAGCTCCTGCTCTACGACCTCGTCGGTCCCGCCGATCTTCCGAGCGCGGTGCGACTGAACGCGATGGCACGCTATCTCGGCATTTTGGTCGGACCTGCCGTCGGCGGCATTATCATGCTCACGCTCGGCACCTCGCATGGCATCATCTTCAACACGCTGTTCTATCTGCCGATGCTGCTGTGGCTGTTCTGGGCGCCGGTGCGGGACAAGAGTGTCGCGGTGCGGCGCTTCGCCGTGCGCGGCCTTGCCGACATCATGCTGACCATCCGCGCCATCGGCACGCAGCCGGTGCTGACGGCGATGACATGGCTCGCCGGCCTCACCTCCTTCATGATCGGCAACGCCTATCACGCCCAGATGCCGGGCTTTGCCGGCGATCTCGGCCACGGCGATCCCGGAATCTCCTACAGCGTGCTGCTCGCGGCCGATGCTGCCGGCGCGCTGCTCGCCGGCATCGCGCTGGAATCCTGGGGACGGCTCAAGGGTACGCCGCGCACCGCGATCATGCTCGCCATGCTGTGGAGCGTGGCGCTGCTCGGCTTCGCCTCGGTGCGGATCTACCCGGTCGCGATCGTGCTGTTGTTTTTTGCAGGCTTCTTCGAGCTGTCGTTCAACACCATGGCGCAGGCGCTGGTGCAGTTGAACGCGCCGTCCGACATTCGCGGCCGCGTCGTCGGCCTCTACAACATGGCCGGGCTCGGGATGCGAGCCTTCAGCGGCATCACGGTCGGCTTGTTCGGTGCGGCGATCGGCATTCACTGGTCGCTCGGGCTCTCGGCCGCAGTGCTGCTGGCGCTGCTATGTCTTCTCTATGGGCGCGCGACGAGGAAGACGTAA
- a CDS encoding transglutaminase-like cysteine peptidase has product MFDFRGQGKGLALAAMLFGMSATAQAGEGRLLYASLGDTTRAPIGWVEFCADNAAQCQGAPTQPRDIVMSQAAWRDLVKVNRWVNETVKPLTDQEHWGVIEKWSLPSDGYGDCEDYVLLKRKMLIDAGWPREALLITVVRDKKGEGHAVLTVKTDKGEFVLDNQNENVVAWTETGYRFVKRQSQSDPNVWVSLGDTKPAVSTASARDQ; this is encoded by the coding sequence ATGTTTGATTTCAGGGGACAGGGGAAGGGATTGGCGCTCGCCGCCATGCTCTTCGGAATGAGCGCGACAGCGCAGGCCGGCGAAGGCCGTCTGCTCTACGCGAGCCTCGGCGACACCACGCGTGCGCCGATCGGCTGGGTCGAGTTCTGTGCGGATAATGCCGCTCAGTGCCAGGGCGCGCCGACGCAACCGCGCGACATCGTGATGTCGCAGGCTGCATGGCGCGACCTCGTCAAGGTCAATCGCTGGGTCAACGAGACCGTCAAGCCTTTGACCGACCAGGAGCACTGGGGCGTGATCGAAAAGTGGTCGCTGCCGTCGGACGGTTACGGCGACTGTGAAGACTACGTGCTGTTGAAGCGCAAGATGCTGATCGATGCCGGATGGCCGCGCGAGGCCCTCCTCATCACCGTCGTGCGCGACAAGAAGGGCGAAGGACACGCGGTGCTGACGGTGAAGACCGACAAGGGCGAGTTCGTTCTCGACAATCAGAACGAGAACGTCGTTGCCTGGACGGAGACCGGCTACCGCTTCGTCAAGCGCCAGTCGCAGAGCGATCCCAATGTCTGGGTCTCGCTCGGCGACACCAAGCCGGCGGTCTCCACCGCCAGCGCAAGGGATCAGTAG
- a CDS encoding GntR family transcriptional regulator encodes MAAKSRPKSDAPDASDRVSRIREGVTAAILEHRLLPGTKLGEDEIGEIYGASRTLVRTALQQLAHEGIVNIEKNRGAFVARPTPADAREVFEARRLIEPTIVDHAVDAVSPAWIGRLQRHLAEEREAELRGDARASVRLSGDFHRLVAEMSGHSIYLGFLKELIARSSLIILLYRRHDTPACGTDHHAGIVAAIRKCDREAARAQMLSHLNEIEAELFLKDPAADELRLADVLGV; translated from the coding sequence ATGGCCGCCAAGTCCCGACCGAAATCCGACGCGCCAGATGCGAGCGATCGCGTCAGCCGCATCCGGGAAGGCGTGACCGCGGCGATCCTCGAGCATCGCCTGCTGCCCGGCACGAAACTCGGTGAGGACGAGATCGGCGAGATCTACGGAGCAAGCCGGACGCTGGTTCGCACCGCGCTGCAACAGCTCGCGCATGAGGGCATCGTCAATATCGAGAAGAACCGCGGCGCCTTCGTCGCGCGGCCGACGCCTGCGGACGCCCGCGAAGTGTTCGAGGCGCGCCGCCTGATCGAGCCGACGATCGTCGATCACGCCGTTGACGCGGTGTCGCCGGCCTGGATCGGGCGTCTCCAGCGGCATCTTGCCGAGGAACGCGAGGCGGAGCTGCGTGGCGACGCGCGTGCTTCGGTCCGCCTCTCCGGCGACTTCCATCGACTCGTCGCCGAGATGAGTGGCCACAGCATCTATCTCGGTTTTCTCAAGGAGCTGATTGCCCGCTCCTCGCTCATCATCCTGCTCTACCGCCGGCACGACACGCCGGCCTGCGGCACCGATCATCACGCCGGGATCGTCGCCGCGATCCGCAAATGCGACAGGGAGGCCGCGCGCGCGCAGATGTTGTCGCATCTGAACGAGATCGAGGCCGAGCTGTTCCTGAAGGATCCCGCCGCCGACGAGTTACGGCTCGCGGACGTGCTCGGGGTCTGA
- a CDS encoding tripartite tricarboxylate transporter substrate binding protein gives MAASETAWAEAWPTRAIRIVVSTPAGGITDAFARAYGEYISQKLGQPVIVENKTGASGALAAQSVKDSPADGYTLMYTISSTLLGNRLLLKSLAYDPDKDFTIVAVTPSGHLPLVVHSATNAKTIEEFVAYARANKVTAGSYGIGSFAHIAIAELNRQFGLDISIVHYRGEAPMWQDLAAGVIQAAVGSYQAALPVLDTGIGRPIAVPTPVRMKKLPETRTFTEQGVTGNVFQLISFTALVAPAAMPADRIDMLAKLMVEGGKTERVQKLLDAFGVDQPAMDRASSIALYEKEGPVWLESIKTLGLEPQ, from the coding sequence TTGGCCGCTTCTGAAACGGCTTGGGCCGAAGCCTGGCCGACCCGGGCAATCAGGATCGTCGTCTCGACGCCGGCAGGCGGCATCACCGATGCCTTCGCCCGCGCCTATGGCGAGTATATCTCGCAGAAGCTTGGCCAGCCGGTCATCGTCGAAAACAAAACCGGAGCCAGCGGCGCGCTGGCGGCACAGTCGGTGAAGGATTCCCCGGCCGACGGTTACACGCTGATGTACACGATCTCGTCCACCCTGCTCGGTAACCGGCTGCTGCTGAAATCGCTGGCCTATGATCCGGACAAGGATTTCACGATCGTCGCGGTGACGCCTTCGGGGCATCTGCCGCTGGTGGTCCATTCCGCCACCAATGCAAAGACGATCGAAGAGTTCGTCGCGTACGCACGTGCCAACAAGGTCACGGCCGGCTCGTACGGGATCGGCTCGTTCGCGCATATTGCGATCGCCGAGCTCAACCGCCAATTCGGTCTCGACATTTCCATCGTGCATTACCGCGGCGAAGCGCCGATGTGGCAGGATCTGGCCGCCGGGGTGATCCAGGCGGCGGTCGGCAGCTATCAGGCTGCGCTGCCGGTGCTCGATACCGGCATCGGCCGCCCGATTGCCGTGCCGACGCCGGTGCGCATGAAGAAGCTGCCCGAGACCAGGACGTTTACCGAACAAGGGGTCACCGGCAATGTCTTCCAGCTGATCAGCTTTACCGCGCTGGTGGCGCCCGCTGCGATGCCGGCAGACCGGATCGACATGCTCGCCAAGCTGATGGTCGAAGGCGGCAAGACGGAGCGCGTGCAGAAGCTGCTCGATGCCTTCGGCGTCGACCAGCCGGCCATGGATCGCGCATCCTCGATTGCGCTCTACGAAAAGGAAGGGCCGGTCTGGCTCGAGTCGATCAAGACTCTCGGTTTGGAGCCGCAATAG
- a CDS encoding PotD/PotF family extracellular solute-binding protein produces the protein MTETTRKKGLSRRTLLKSTAGLAGLAAGSGAITGFPYVMSAEPKVLRYLGTAVNEGDDISKQCLKDTGIKIEYITATTDDVTKRVMTQPNSFDVLDTEYFSLKKLVPSGNILALDARKIKEFDNITPVFTKGQTPGGKKIGNQGTAPWKVLYLEGKDSKKFATSATEFVTLIPTVYNADTLGIRPDIIKRPISSWAELLNPEFKGKASILNIPSIGIMDAAMVVEATGKYKYADKGNMTKEEIDLTMKVMTEAKKAGQFRAFWKDFNESVNLMASGETVIQSMWSPAVTKVRSMGIACTFQPLKEGYRSWASGFCVSKGVSGAKLEWAYEFVNWFLSGYAGAYLNRQGYYSAVLSTAKAHMEPYEWAYWMEGKAAEKDIKAPDGSLLEKAGAVRDGGSYEDRMGGVACWNAVMDENDYMVRKWNEFIAA, from the coding sequence ATGACCGAAACGACCAGGAAGAAGGGCCTTAGCCGCCGCACGCTACTGAAGAGCACCGCGGGTCTCGCCGGCCTTGCCGCCGGCTCCGGCGCCATCACCGGCTTTCCCTATGTGATGTCGGCCGAGCCGAAGGTGCTGCGCTATCTCGGCACCGCAGTGAACGAGGGCGACGACATCTCCAAGCAGTGCCTGAAGGACACCGGCATCAAGATCGAATACATCACCGCGACCACCGACGACGTCACCAAGCGCGTGATGACCCAGCCGAATTCCTTCGACGTGCTCGACACCGAATACTTCTCGCTGAAGAAGCTGGTGCCGTCGGGCAACATTCTTGCGCTCGATGCCAGGAAGATCAAGGAATTCGACAACATCACGCCCGTCTTCACCAAGGGCCAGACGCCCGGTGGCAAGAAGATCGGCAACCAGGGCACCGCGCCCTGGAAGGTGCTCTATCTCGAAGGCAAGGATTCAAAGAAATTCGCGACGTCCGCCACCGAATTCGTCACCCTGATCCCGACCGTCTACAACGCCGACACGCTCGGCATCCGTCCCGACATCATCAAGCGTCCGATCAGCTCGTGGGCCGAGTTGCTCAACCCTGAGTTCAAGGGCAAGGCCTCGATCCTCAACATCCCCTCGATCGGCATCATGGATGCCGCGATGGTCGTGGAAGCCACCGGCAAGTACAAATATGCCGACAAGGGCAACATGACCAAGGAAGAGATCGATCTCACCATGAAGGTGATGACCGAGGCCAAGAAGGCCGGTCAGTTCCGCGCCTTCTGGAAAGACTTCAACGAGAGCGTCAACCTGATGGCCTCGGGCGAGACCGTCATCCAGTCGATGTGGTCGCCGGCGGTGACGAAGGTCCGCTCGATGGGCATTGCCTGCACCTTCCAGCCGCTCAAGGAAGGCTATCGCTCCTGGGCTTCGGGCTTCTGCGTCTCCAAGGGCGTCTCGGGTGCGAAGCTCGAATGGGCCTATGAGTTCGTCAACTGGTTCCTGTCCGGCTACGCCGGCGCCTACCTCAACCGCCAGGGCTACTACTCAGCCGTGCTCTCCACCGCGAAGGCGCATATGGAGCCTTACGAGTGGGCCTACTGGATGGAAGGCAAGGCGGCCGAGAAGGACATCAAGGCGCCCGACGGCTCGCTGCTGGAAAAGGCCGGCGCCGTGCGCGACGGCGGCTCCTACGAGGACCGCATGGGCGGCGTCGCGTGCTGGAACGCCGTGATGGACGAGAACGACTACATGGTCCGCAAGTGGAACGAGTTCATCGCGGCGTAA
- a CDS encoding CYTH and CHAD domain-containing protein: protein MLKSDATPVRKHPGARDGSPVAKDNKRTKVLAGFLRQREPAVSGAEPVIVEGAVIDQTPSQDPEPATEPLRSSAAAQAAGEIELKLLVDADRMAHLSAAPVIAANARNKGTRKHLKSVYYDTPERTLRRNGLSLRVRQSGTRFVQTVKTDAVDDPLRRGEWEASVPSLAPDLALAMPFIPEKLRGDLEAQPLEPMFTADVHRHARLIDLPSGTVEIAFDRGELTAGDRSLPVSEIELELKSGSASTIYEIALRLAEHGVVKPSIRSKSARGFDLAADKPPSTRRPRKFRLDPSVTLDEAFATILRSCFLHLLQSLPAAEDGRNPEGIHQLRVSLRRLRSVLDLMRSAGVSSNVDTLRTEAKRLAQDLSAARDWDVFQIETLPTIATACPSVAGFDALGLAAAGHQSDAYRKAHGALEDRRCAMFLLGLGNWIEARGWRNDVATEDLGQLAEPAADFAARILSAQYAKLLKRGRRFKSLSAEGLHRVRLATKRLRYLSEFLLPLFADRKSARKFARRLAGLQEQLGAFNDMAVTASLLDRLDAEPDGAIAAAAIAGWQARASVGVQPALQSTWRDFTAARVPWSRQTPQN, encoded by the coding sequence ATGCTGAAGTCAGACGCAACGCCGGTCCGTAAGCATCCGGGCGCGCGGGATGGGAGTCCTGTTGCGAAGGACAACAAGAGAACGAAAGTCCTCGCCGGCTTCCTCAGGCAACGTGAACCGGCCGTATCAGGCGCGGAACCTGTGATCGTCGAGGGCGCTGTGATCGATCAGACGCCATCGCAAGACCCGGAACCGGCAACGGAACCGCTCCGGTCGAGCGCTGCCGCGCAGGCCGCCGGTGAGATCGAACTCAAGCTTCTCGTCGATGCCGATCGCATGGCGCATCTCAGCGCTGCGCCCGTCATCGCGGCGAACGCGCGCAACAAGGGCACGCGCAAACATCTCAAGTCCGTCTATTACGACACGCCGGAGCGGACGTTGCGTCGCAACGGCTTGAGCCTGCGGGTTCGTCAGAGCGGTACGCGCTTCGTGCAAACCGTGAAGACCGATGCGGTGGACGATCCGCTCCGCCGCGGTGAGTGGGAGGCGAGCGTGCCTTCGCTTGCGCCCGATCTCGCTTTGGCAATGCCCTTCATTCCCGAGAAGCTTCGCGGCGACCTGGAAGCGCAGCCGCTCGAACCGATGTTCACCGCCGATGTCCATCGCCATGCGCGGCTGATCGACCTGCCGTCAGGCACGGTCGAGATCGCCTTCGACCGGGGCGAGTTGACGGCCGGCGATCGTTCACTGCCGGTGAGCGAGATCGAGTTGGAGCTCAAGAGCGGCAGCGCCAGCACGATCTACGAGATCGCGTTGCGGCTTGCAGAGCACGGCGTCGTGAAGCCGTCCATCCGCTCCAAATCGGCACGCGGCTTCGATCTTGCCGCCGACAAGCCGCCCTCGACGCGACGTCCGCGAAAATTTCGTCTCGATCCGTCAGTGACATTGGACGAGGCGTTTGCGACAATCCTGCGCTCCTGCTTCCTCCATCTGCTTCAATCGCTGCCGGCGGCCGAGGACGGCCGCAATCCGGAAGGAATCCATCAGCTGCGCGTCTCGCTGCGCCGGCTGCGGTCGGTGCTGGATCTGATGCGTTCGGCGGGCGTGTCGAGCAATGTCGATACGCTGCGAACCGAAGCCAAAAGGCTGGCGCAGGATTTGTCCGCCGCGCGCGACTGGGACGTGTTCCAGATCGAGACCTTGCCGACGATCGCTACAGCCTGTCCGTCGGTCGCGGGCTTCGATGCGCTGGGCCTGGCTGCGGCCGGGCACCAGTCCGACGCCTATCGCAAGGCGCATGGCGCCCTCGAAGATCGCCGCTGCGCCATGTTCCTGCTCGGCCTCGGCAACTGGATCGAGGCGCGCGGCTGGCGCAACGACGTCGCCACCGAGGATCTCGGCCAACTCGCCGAACCCGCGGCCGACTTCGCGGCACGCATCCTGTCGGCGCAATACGCCAAGCTGCTCAAGCGCGGCCGCCGCTTCAAGTCGCTTTCCGCCGAAGGTCTGCACCGTGTACGGCTCGCGACCAAGCGGCTGCGCTATCTCAGCGAGTTTCTGCTGCCGCTGTTCGCGGACCGCAAATCCGCGCGAAAATTCGCGCGCAGGCTTGCCGGCTTGCAGGAGCAGCTTGGCGCCTTCAACGACATGGCGGTCACGGCATCATTGCTCGACCGGCTTGATGCCGAGCCCGACGGCGCCATCGCTGCGGCGGCGATTGCCGGCTGGCAGGCGCGCGCGTCGGTCGGGGTGCAACCCGCCCTGCAAAGCACATGGCGCGATTTCACCGCCGCGCGCGTGCCCTGGTCGCGGCAGACGCCGCAGAACTAG
- a CDS encoding PilZ domain-containing protein: MALAHKKFLPAAEERRRFQRVKVHLLGRYMLPDRREFPCQVINMSPGGLALLAPGIGNVGDRVVAYLDHIGRVEGKITRIIDNGFAMTVGATPRKRDKLAAQLTWLANRDILNLPEDRRHDRIVPRNPIAVLTLEDGTKMTCRIIDLSLSGAAIAAENRPPLKSTVLLGRVQGRVVRNLEDGFALEFMHSQPIETLEESVTAR; encoded by the coding sequence ATGGCGTTGGCGCACAAAAAATTTCTTCCGGCCGCCGAGGAACGTCGGCGTTTCCAGCGGGTGAAGGTTCACCTGCTCGGCCGCTACATGCTGCCGGACCGCCGTGAATTCCCCTGCCAGGTGATCAACATGTCGCCGGGCGGGCTGGCACTGCTGGCCCCCGGCATTGGCAATGTCGGTGACCGCGTGGTCGCCTATCTCGACCATATCGGCCGCGTCGAGGGCAAGATCACCCGCATCATCGACAATGGCTTCGCCATGACGGTCGGTGCGACGCCGCGAAAGCGCGACAAGCTTGCGGCACAGCTGACCTGGCTCGCCAACCGCGACATCCTCAATTTGCCGGAAGACCGCCGCCACGATCGTATCGTGCCGCGCAATCCGATTGCGGTGCTGACGCTCGAGGACGGCACCAAGATGACCTGCCGCATCATCGACCTCTCGCTGTCGGGCGCCGCCATCGCCGCCGAGAACCGCCCTCCGCTGAAATCGACGGTTCTGCTCGGCCGGGTGCAGGGCCGCGTGGTCCGAAACCTCGAAGACGGCTTCGCGCTCGAGTTCATGCATTCGCAGCCAATTGAAACTCTCGAAGAGAGCGTTACCGCGCGGTAA
- a CDS encoding ABC transporter ATP-binding protein, translating to MATPAALELVAVSKRYDTTLAVDTVNLKIPAGTYCCLLGPSGCGKTSTLRMIAGHEAVSEGDIILGPQNVTDLEPAKRGTAMMFQSYALFPHLSVLDNVAFALKMRGIDRATRHKRAGELLELVAMTPYAARLPAQLSGGQQQRVALARALITEPQILLLDEPLSALDPFLRVKMRGELKRLQRELGISFVQVTHGQEEAMALADHIVVMNQGRIEQQGSARDIFHHPRTEFVARFIGGHNVLSDAGKLIAVRADQLGIVPIADGAVGAPALLTQTEYQGSYIAVSLTLEDGTALFSHLPEAAFDVHQFRPGDRVLATWDPAKAQRLQ from the coding sequence ATGGCCACTCCCGCCGCCCTCGAACTGGTCGCCGTAAGCAAGCGCTACGACACGACGCTGGCGGTCGACACCGTCAATTTGAAGATCCCGGCCGGCACCTATTGTTGCCTGCTCGGCCCCTCCGGCTGCGGCAAAACCTCGACCTTGCGCATGATCGCCGGCCACGAGGCGGTCAGCGAAGGCGACATCATCCTGGGCCCGCAGAACGTCACCGATCTCGAACCCGCCAAGCGCGGCACGGCGATGATGTTCCAGTCTTACGCGCTGTTTCCGCACCTCAGCGTGCTCGACAACGTGGCGTTTGCCCTGAAAATGCGCGGCATCGACCGGGCGACGCGGCACAAGCGCGCCGGCGAATTACTCGAGCTGGTGGCGATGACGCCCTACGCGGCCCGCCTCCCCGCACAGCTCTCCGGCGGCCAGCAGCAGCGCGTCGCGCTCGCCCGCGCGCTGATCACGGAGCCGCAGATCCTGTTGCTCGACGAGCCGCTCTCGGCGCTCGATCCGTTCCTGCGGGTGAAGATGCGGGGCGAACTGAAGCGGCTGCAGCGCGAACTCGGCATCAGCTTCGTTCAGGTCACGCACGGCCAGGAAGAGGCGATGGCGCTCGCCGACCACATCGTGGTGATGAACCAGGGCAGGATCGAACAGCAGGGAAGTGCCCGCGACATCTTCCATCATCCCCGCACCGAATTCGTGGCGCGCTTCATCGGCGGTCACAACGTCCTCAGCGACGCAGGCAAACTCATCGCCGTGCGCGCCGATCAGCTCGGCATCGTGCCGATCGCCGACGGCGCGGTCGGCGCGCCGGCGCTGCTGACCCAGACCGAGTACCAGGGCTCCTACATCGCCGTCTCGCTCACGCTCGAAGACGGGACCGCCCTGTTCTCCCACCTTCCCGAGGCTGCCTTCGACGTCCACCAGTTCCGGCCGGGCGATCGCGTGCTGGCTACCTGGGATCCCGCCAAGGCGCAACGTCTGCAATAG
- a CDS encoding CynX/NimT family MFS transporter, translating into MRNRWGILAILFVVRLTIAFQFQSVAAVAPLLQQSFGVGLADIGILIGLYFTPGIVLALPGGAIGRTLGDKPTTIVALLLMTAGSLVMATTDVWGWQMAGRLASGAGGVLLTVQLTKMGTDWFAGKEIATAMAVFVNSWPAGVAISLLVLPAIGTAYGAGAVFLVTGALTATGIVLIIFYQAPPGATASAAGSGRLDPLALLAVIVAGAIWGLYNIGFAMIFSFGPSLLVERGWSIAAAGSAISLVMWLSVISVPSGGYLADRTKRPFVVAIAASLVVAGLLAWLTRSDAVIAILVLGGLIGGLPAGPIMSLAARVLAPETRAIGMGVFYTLFYAAMMLGPAVAGRLAKSAGTAAVALDLGALTVLACPPLMWLFERVVAVRHRRARS; encoded by the coding sequence TTGCGCAATCGCTGGGGCATACTTGCGATCCTGTTCGTCGTTCGCCTCACCATCGCGTTCCAGTTCCAGAGCGTGGCCGCGGTCGCGCCGCTGCTGCAGCAGAGCTTCGGCGTCGGACTCGCCGATATCGGCATCCTGATCGGACTCTATTTCACACCGGGCATCGTGCTGGCGCTGCCGGGCGGCGCGATCGGCCGGACGCTCGGCGACAAGCCCACCACGATCGTGGCGCTGCTGCTGATGACGGCGGGCAGTCTCGTCATGGCCACCACCGACGTCTGGGGCTGGCAGATGGCGGGCCGGCTCGCCTCCGGCGCCGGCGGCGTGCTGCTGACCGTGCAACTCACGAAGATGGGCACCGACTGGTTTGCGGGGAAGGAGATCGCCACCGCGATGGCGGTTTTCGTCAACTCTTGGCCGGCAGGGGTTGCGATCTCGCTGCTGGTGCTGCCAGCGATCGGCACGGCGTATGGCGCCGGCGCCGTGTTTCTCGTGACCGGCGCGCTGACCGCGACCGGCATTGTGCTGATCATTTTCTACCAAGCGCCGCCGGGAGCAACCGCCAGCGCGGCCGGCTCCGGGCGGCTCGATCCGCTCGCGCTTCTGGCGGTGATCGTCGCGGGTGCGATCTGGGGCCTTTATAATATCGGCTTCGCCATGATTTTCTCGTTCGGCCCCTCATTGCTCGTCGAGCGCGGCTGGAGCATTGCGGCGGCGGGCTCGGCGATCAGTCTCGTGATGTGGCTGTCGGTGATCTCGGTGCCTTCAGGCGGATATCTCGCCGATCGCACCAAGCGCCCCTTTGTCGTGGCGATCGCGGCGAGCCTCGTGGTGGCCGGTCTGCTCGCCTGGCTGACCCGGTCCGACGCTGTGATCGCGATCCTCGTCCTGGGCGGCTTGATCGGCGGCCTTCCCGCCGGCCCGATCATGAGCCTGGCCGCCCGCGTACTCGCGCCGGAAACCAGGGCGATCGGGATGGGCGTGTTCTACACTCTCTTCTATGCCGCGATGATGCTGGGGCCGGCGGTGGCGGGCCGGCTCGCCAAATCGGCCGGCACTGCCGCGGTCGCGCTGGACCTCGGCGCGCTGACGGTGCTGGCCTGCCCGCCCCTGATGTGGCTTTTCGAACGCGTTGTGGCTGTTCGTCATCGCCGCGCCCGATCCTAA